Genomic DNA from Petrotoga sibirica DSM 13575:
CCACCTTTCACCACCTTTTTTAAGTTTCACCCCCATACATATTATACGAGGAGAGTTTGACATGCTTATAGAAGATAACGCAGTAATGCTGTTTCAAGGTGACAGTGTGACCGACGCAGGCCGAGATTACAACAACGTTGCTGACCTTGACCTGGGTTATTCTATGATAACTGCATCGTGGATATCAGCTGCACATCCTGCAAAAAACATTAGGTTTATAAACAAAGGAGTAAGCGGTAACAGGGTAAAAGATTTAAAGAAACGCTGGGAAAGGGACTGTAAAGTATATATGAACACAATTGGACCTTATGGGGCGGTCTAAAGACTGCCCCATAATAATTTTGGCTACATGTTTTTCATGGCATTATATACTATAACGCAGAAATCCGAGAATGTCAGCAAATCGTAGGGTTTGAATTCTCCATCTTTTATATCCATTACCTCTAACGCGGTTACTATCGCTATGCTGTTTTTAACTTCTTTATCAAGGTCATTGATATCTTTTACTGGTAATGTAAAGTCTATATCCGAATCTACAAGTTTATCATAACCGGCGGCTCTCGAAAGCCAGAGGGCAATCTGGGCTCTTGTAACGGCATCTGATGGTTTTACATCCTCTTTTATCACACCTTTTTTCATTAATGCCTTCAAGGCGATTCCTTCAGGCGTGGTTTCTACAGCCCCCTCCTCCGTTCTGGGCTCTGGCATCTGATAATAATTTGGGGTAAATGCCTTAGTAAGTATTAATGCAGCCTGGCCTACCATCACATTTTCACTAACCTCCGGTACCGGCTGAGGGATAATACCCGTATCAATGAAAATCTTTAAGATCCTCTCATTCTTATCTCCGATTACTGCAGTATAAGGGTCGAACTTTCCTCCTGCCATAGGCAAGGTCGATTCGCCATATCCTACAAACTCACCCGTCTTGGCATCTATCCCAAAGCCGTTGATATCAGAGAGCTGATAAACAGGAATCGGTTCCCCCACCGGATTTCCTGAATACCGATCTCTCGGTAAGACAAAGGAGAGCTGAAGTTTTTGATACTGAGACAGCTTTACCTCGGCTTCTTCAATGGTAATAATTCCAGTAGTATCGATTTTCTCGATGTCACTGTAATTAATATTAAATCGAACTACCTTACCCTCGTTATCAACATTGACATTAACCGTATTAACGGGGTATAAGACTCCCTCCTGATACATGATGAAATTTACTGTGTAGTTGTAACCTTTCCCGGACACCTCCAGCATGTTTTCAAAAGGAAGACTTACCTTGGATAAATAATCCTTTGCAGTTTCCACTGCCTTTTCTATTCCTATACCATTATCGGCATCAGGGAAAGTCGGCTGATTTAGCCATTCGCCATAATTAATGCTTATTATCTTCCCTGCCTCCACCTCAATTACTGAGTTAAAATCGATGTTTCTATCTTTATCACCATGATTAGCAAAAATATTATATACCTTTATATTTTGATCGTTATAGTTTTCATTTATATTGATGTTTAGAGTGAATTTTTCCGGGTCATTGCCCATGCTCTTCAGATATTCTTCCACAAAAGCCTTTGCTTTCTTTTCATTCATCTTCCCCAGGGGAGAGATCTTATTTACATTGGTTATCTTATACTCTTCCCTCTTACCCATCTCAAAAGTCTGACCGTTGTAGTTTACGGGTTCTCCCGTTCTGGCATTAATCCCCATTGGCAGAGGATATAAGCCAACGTTATGCGTATCTCTTTATGAAGTTTACAGCTGTCTCTTTGAGCTCATCCCTGGTGTAGTTTGGCACATTGCTGTCTTTGCTGCCGACATAATAGTTTTTGTAGTACCCATAGTTTACAAGCTCACCTGTGGAAGCATCCACTATGGCATTGACACTGACTTCTTGATCCCTATAGTGAATATTCCATGCCTGACGTGGTGCGTCGTATCTCTGACCCAGGTTGGCACTAAACTTTGCCGAATCGATACCTGAGATCTCGGATACTAGGTCTTTAGCTTTCTGGGAAGAATACGTTGGCTCTGACGCAAAAACGGACAGTGCCAATATGCTTATGAACATAACATTCACAAGCGCAAGTAATAAAATCTTTTTCATTGTCTACCCCTCCTCGTATTTGTATCCATCATATTTTTGTACAATATCACAATATTTGTATGAAACCCCATACAAATTTCTCCTTTTTCTTATGTATCCTTCAAAATTACTTATAAGAGTTGCTACCTTTATCTATATCTCCCCCTGTAATACTGCTCTGCTATTATATCTCCATCCTTAAGCTCATGTGCCGCATATACAGGCCAATATGGCTGCCTTAGAAGAACCCTACCCAGTGCCACCATATCCGCCCTTCCGTTTCCTATTATTTCTTCCGCCATGTCCGGACTGGATATCAAACCTACAGCTACAGACGGTACCCCTGTTTCCCTTTTTACAGTGTCTGCGTAAATGATCTGATAGCCAGGATATAAATCTATCCTTGGTGATAAAAGTCCACCAGAACTGCAATCCACAATATCCACAAGGTCTTTCACGAGTTTTACTATCTCTACCGTTTCATTTATATCAAGCCCTCCGTCTACAAAGTCCGTGGCAGACACTCTCATAAAAATTGGCATATTATCGGGTATGTTTTTCTTTATCTCAATTAGTACTTCACGCAAAAATCTCACTCTATTTTCTCTTTTTCCACCGTACTCATCCGTTCTTTTGTTGGAAAGTGGCGATAAAAATTCATGAATAAGGTAACCATGTGCTGCATGTACCTCCACAGTATCGTATCCAGCTTTTACCGCTCTCATGGCAGCCTGGCCAAAAGCCTTTACAATATCCTTAATCTCTTCCTTAGTTAGCTCCGCTGGCACAGGATACTCTTCGCTCCAATCCATAGCTGACGGGGCCACAATCGTCTCGCCTCTAACCTCGCATTTCCTACCTGCATGGGCCAACTGAACCCCTATACTGCATCCTATTGAATGCACAAAATCCACCATTCTTTTCAGAGGCTCAACCTGACTGTCATCCCAGAGGCCTAAGTCTTTGGCAGTAATCCTGCCGCGCCTCTCAACGGCAGTAGCCTCCTGCATAATAAGACCGACGCCTCCCATCGCCCTAGTACTATAATGTACAAAGTGCCAGTCGGTTAACTTTCCGTCATCACTGGCGGAATACATGCACATAGGCGACATCATGATACGATTTTTAAATTCAAGTCCCTTTACCTTAAACGGTGTAAAAAGTTTACTCATGAAAAGCACCTCCAGATATATTGTACTTTTATTTGCCTCTATTGTTAAATGATGCGGATGATAAATAAAAGAAGTGCAGCAAAACACCGTTTAAGTGTTAGCAGCACTCCAGACTTTTTTGGATAAAAAATGAAAAAAGTTTCAAAAATTTTAAAGGGAATACGGGATTTACCCATCCCAATGGATAAGGAAATGATGGAAGAGAAGCTACATGAGCTATTATAACCAGAACCAACACAATCACAAACATATACCACTTAGAATGAAACCGCCGCAGCACTTTTTTAAACTGGGGACTAACTTTGGTAAACCTCATGACAAAACCTGCAAACACCATCCATGCCATAACGGCTATAAGTATCCAGTGAAATATCGAAGCAAACTGCCCGAACATCATAGCATGGACCGCAACGGCTATAAATGCTGCTATATTACCGATATAATGTACATAATGTCACTTGTCACGCATATTATTAAGCCATTTCCATTGCGCCTTAGGAGCAATAATCTGCTGTATAAGATGCAACAGAACATAAAGGTTTGCTAAGAAAAACAACGCTCCAGCTGCACTACCCAATGTCAGACCCAGTGATACATTAGCTGGTATTTTCTGACCGACGTCTACACCTCCTTCCTATGGTATTTTATACCTTCTTTAGAAACTACGAAACTTTCTTCAAAACATATTTTTATCCTTATCTGAAATGAGCGAGGTATTCATATCCTTTACCTTTTGGCTATCCACCACACCATATGGCAAGATGCTGTAACAAAACTATCCTAACTAAGTATATCCCATTTGTAGGCAAGATAGCAAAGTATTAGACTTGTGAATAATCTTTTATAATTTTATTCTACCATTATCGATTATATTATAGCATAAATTAACCCAGTATAGAACGTGTGTTAGAACATAATTAATTGTCATCGAAATAGTGTAATGGTTAGATAGTATTTATGTCTTTGAAAAAGATTTGCTTTTTATTATTTATATATACAGCTGTCACTGTAAAAGATCCTGCACTGGATCCTCCATATCGAATGCCTCCATTTTTTCCTTGTCTCCTTTCAAAAAGAGTCAAGGATATGATATCATTTGTTTGTAGAATTGTGCAAACA
This window encodes:
- the namA gene encoding NADPH dehydrogenase NamA; translation: MSKLFTPFKVKGLEFKNRIMMSPMCMYSASDDGKLTDWHFVHYSTRAMGGVGLIMQEATAVERRGRITAKDLGLWDDSQVEPLKRMVDFVHSIGCSIGVQLAHAGRKCEVRGETIVAPSAMDWSEEYPVPAELTKEEIKDIVKAFGQAAMRAVKAGYDTVEVHAAHGYLIHEFLSPLSNKRTDEYGGKRENRVRFLREVLIEIKKNIPDNMPIFMRVSATDFVDGGLDINETVEIVKLVKDLVDIVDCSSGGLLSPRIDLYPGYQIIYADTVKRETGVPSVAVGLISSPDMAEEIIGNGRADMVALGRVLLRQPYWPVYAAHELKDGDIIAEQYYRGRYR